In Longimicrobiaceae bacterium, the following proteins share a genomic window:
- a CDS encoding response regulator, with protein MQQPQQPTPTPAKTVLIVEDQIEMRAINAAYLEHHGYHVLAVGNGADGLRAAREQHPDVILMDISMPGMDGLSATSQLKHDPSTKAIPVVIITAHPYGSVGQRAIAAGCDGYITKPCDPRRVLAEVQRQVGAPFAA; from the coding sequence GTGCAACAGCCGCAGCAGCCCACCCCCACCCCCGCGAAGACCGTGCTGATCGTGGAAGACCAGATCGAGATGCGCGCCATCAACGCCGCATACCTGGAGCACCACGGCTACCACGTCCTCGCCGTCGGCAACGGCGCGGACGGCCTGCGCGCCGCCCGTGAGCAGCACCCCGACGTGATCCTGATGGACATCTCCATGCCCGGCATGGACGGCCTGAGCGCAACCTCACAGCTCAAGCACGACCCCAGCACCAAGGCCATCCCCGTGGTGATCATCACCGCGCACCCGTACGGCTCCGTGGGCCAGCGCGCCATCGCCGCGGGCTGCGACGGCTACATCACCAAGCCGTGCGACCCCCGCCGCGTCCTCGCCGAGGTCCAGCGCCAGGTCGGCGCCCCGTTCGCCGCCTGA
- a CDS encoding DUF5916 domain-containing protein, with product MTRFQTAPALLALAAALAAPPLRAQTPAPAASRVPAALQAVRAAAPIDLDGKLDEGVWSTAPAAHDFTQQDPEEGKPATQHTEVRFAYDADALYVGARMYDTEGARGVRTQLSRRDQQSDGDYLELVFDTFHDHSGRTIFQVNPSGVKFDAGQATPNADPSWDPVWRAATRVDSLGWTAEMRIPFSQLRFPRDSVQTWGVQVWRFTQRINESSMWSFWRKNESGGPPLFGHLEGLRIAQHGRRVELLPYALTRASYVRPTEAGNPFQKRKAYDTRVGGDVKALLTSNLTLDATINPDFGQVEVDPASVNLSAFETYFDEKRPFFVEGSGLFGFGDFNCFFCSNVSSMSLFYSRRIGRAPQGAVTRDAQFVDVPGNTSILGAAKVTGRTGGGFQLGLLDAVTRSEVADAIGPDGTFTQEVEPRTNYLVARGKRVLRGGDATLGAMATSVIRSFGDDGLSRALGRHAESGGLDWDVSWSKRTYNVMGNLAVSDVSGDSAAIGRLQRSSARYFNRPDHGGLDNGLFTNRFEEGLTSLRGWGGYLRVAKQAGDVQWEASTNVRSPGFETNDLGFLSRADYVWMNANVHRNWNKPTRWYRSVGLTLGAQQQYTFERDLNDRQLHGSIGATLPSYWDVGTFFIYHPGVFDDRLTRGGPVVRRGAYQYLNASLSTDSRKSVVLSTNPSYTWAQEGPAGYELNLNARFKPASNVTVQLGPYVSRDGTGVQFVRRFADPTATDFYGQRIVFSDILQHTIAMDTRVAWTFTPTLTMELFAQPFASTGKYFRFKQYDGARTLDKTTFDAAQLTVLKSHTGRDSVFVLDPDRDPATANFTFSNPDFNFRSLRGNAVVRWEYRPGSTLFFVWQQQRSGASPFGDFALGRDARAPFREHPDNVFVIKASYWFGS from the coding sequence ATGACGCGCTTCCAGACCGCACCCGCCCTGCTGGCGCTCGCCGCCGCCCTCGCCGCGCCGCCGCTGCGCGCCCAGACCCCGGCCCCCGCGGCCTCGCGCGTGCCCGCCGCGCTCCAGGCCGTGCGCGCCGCCGCGCCCATCGACCTGGACGGCAAGCTCGACGAGGGCGTGTGGAGCACCGCGCCTGCCGCGCACGACTTCACGCAGCAGGACCCGGAAGAGGGCAAGCCGGCCACCCAGCACACCGAGGTCCGCTTCGCGTACGACGCCGACGCGCTGTACGTGGGCGCGCGCATGTACGACACCGAGGGCGCGCGCGGCGTGCGGACGCAGCTCTCCCGCCGCGACCAGCAGTCCGACGGCGACTACCTGGAGCTGGTGTTCGACACGTTCCACGACCACAGCGGCCGCACCATCTTCCAGGTCAACCCCTCGGGCGTGAAGTTCGACGCGGGCCAGGCCACCCCCAACGCCGACCCCTCGTGGGACCCGGTGTGGCGGGCCGCAACGCGCGTGGACTCGCTGGGGTGGACGGCGGAGATGCGCATCCCCTTCTCGCAGCTGCGCTTCCCGCGCGACTCGGTGCAGACGTGGGGCGTGCAGGTGTGGCGCTTCACGCAGCGCATCAACGAGAGCAGCATGTGGTCGTTCTGGCGCAAGAACGAGAGCGGTGGCCCCCCGCTGTTCGGGCACCTGGAGGGGCTGCGCATCGCCCAGCACGGCCGTCGGGTGGAGCTGCTGCCGTACGCCCTGACCCGCGCCTCGTACGTGCGCCCCACCGAGGCGGGCAACCCGTTCCAGAAGCGGAAGGCCTACGACACGCGCGTGGGCGGCGACGTCAAGGCGCTGCTCACCTCGAACCTGACGCTCGACGCCACCATCAACCCGGACTTCGGGCAGGTGGAGGTGGACCCGGCGTCGGTGAACCTGTCGGCGTTCGAGACCTACTTCGACGAGAAGCGCCCCTTCTTCGTGGAGGGCAGTGGCCTCTTCGGCTTCGGCGACTTCAACTGCTTCTTCTGCAGCAACGTGTCCAGCATGTCGCTCTTCTACTCGCGCCGCATCGGGCGGGCGCCGCAGGGGGCGGTCACGCGCGACGCGCAGTTCGTGGATGTGCCGGGCAACACGTCGATCCTGGGCGCGGCCAAGGTCACCGGCCGCACCGGCGGCGGCTTCCAGCTCGGCCTGCTGGACGCGGTCACGCGCAGCGAGGTGGCGGACGCGATCGGGCCGGACGGGACGTTCACGCAGGAGGTGGAACCGCGCACCAACTACCTCGTCGCCCGCGGCAAGCGCGTGCTGCGCGGTGGCGACGCCACGCTGGGCGCCATGGCCACCTCGGTCATCCGCAGCTTCGGCGACGACGGGCTGTCGCGCGCGCTGGGCCGCCACGCCGAGTCCGGCGGGTTGGACTGGGACGTGTCGTGGAGCAAGCGCACGTACAACGTGATGGGCAACCTGGCCGTCTCGGACGTGAGCGGCGACAGCGCGGCCATCGGGCGGCTGCAGCGCTCGTCGGCGCGCTACTTCAACCGGCCGGACCACGGCGGGCTGGACAACGGCCTGTTCACCAACCGGTTCGAGGAGGGGCTCACCTCGCTGCGCGGCTGGGGCGGCTACCTGCGGGTGGCCAAGCAGGCGGGCGACGTGCAGTGGGAGGCCAGCACCAACGTGCGCAGCCCCGGCTTCGAGACCAACGACCTGGGCTTCCTGTCGCGGGCGGACTACGTGTGGATGAACGCCAACGTGCACCGCAACTGGAACAAGCCCACCCGCTGGTATCGCAGCGTGGGCCTCACCCTGGGCGCGCAGCAGCAGTACACGTTCGAGCGCGACCTGAACGACCGGCAGCTGCACGGCTCCATCGGCGCCACGCTGCCCAGCTACTGGGACGTGGGCACCTTCTTCATCTACCATCCCGGCGTGTTCGACGACCGGCTCACGCGCGGCGGGCCCGTGGTGCGTCGGGGCGCCTACCAGTACCTCAACGCCAGCCTGAGCACCGACTCGCGCAAGAGCGTGGTGCTGAGCACCAACCCCAGCTACACCTGGGCGCAGGAGGGGCCGGCCGGCTACGAGCTGAACCTGAACGCGCGCTTCAAGCCGGCGTCCAACGTGACGGTGCAGCTGGGCCCGTACGTGAGCCGCGATGGCACCGGCGTGCAGTTCGTCCGCCGCTTCGCCGACCCCACGGCCACGGACTTCTACGGGCAGCGGATCGTCTTCTCCGACATCCTGCAGCACACCATCGCCATGGACACGCGCGTGGCGTGGACCTTCACGCCCACGCTCACCATGGAGCTGTTCGCGCAGCCGTTCGCATCTACCGGCAAGTACTTCCGCTTCAAGCAGTACGACGGCGCGCGCACGCTGGACAAGACCACGTTCGATGCGGCCCAGCTCACGGTGCTCAAGTCGCACACCGGCCGCGACAGCGTGTTCGTGCTGGACCCGGACCGCGACCCGGCCACGGCGAACTTCACCTTCTCCAACCCGGACTTCAACTTCCGCAGCCTGCGCGGCAACGCGGTGGTCCGGTGGGAGTACCGGCCGGGCTCCACGCTCTTCTTCGTGTGGCAGCAGCAGCGCAGCGGCGCCAGCCCGTTCGGCGACTTCGCCCTTGGCCGCGACGCCCGCGCCCCGTTCCGCGAGCATCCGGACAACGTGTTCGTCATCAAGGCGAGCTACTGGTTCGGCTCGTGA